Proteins co-encoded in one Gracilimonas sp. genomic window:
- a CDS encoding M1 family aminopeptidase has translation MPKIYTLFISLLIFGTLGCSTSPKVEPGVSLELAKFRKALISDVNYELFFHIPAEETQEISASETITFTLKESGHNIQLDFRESAELLKSLTINGTESEFQFEHEHLILPSHLLKEGPNSVTIDFIAGESSLNRNPDYLYTLFVPDRARTAFPLFDQPDLKATYDLTLEIPVSWEAISNAPLASVTENDSAKTLEFATSDLISSYLFSFVAGDFEAVSRTVDGREMTMLHRETDEEKVARNIDDIFELHAASLNWLEEYTGIDYPFQKFDFALIPTFQYGGMEHVGAIQYRASSLFLDEDPSESQLLSRASLIAHETAHMWFGDLVTMEWFNDVWTKEVFANFMAAKIMNPNFPDIDHDLNFVLRHHPSAYSVDRTEGANPIRQHLKNLNEAGQMYGAIIYNKAPIMMRQLELLVGEELFKEGLREYLSTYSFGNATWPDLITILDQKTEQDLHAWSEVWVNTAGRPHFSVEFHEDDLPGREPLKYDVLVQSDPAGLERVWPQQVGIWTISPKDSSFKFFDILSDGQKKFATLNKLRAETRVFNANGRGYGLFPADLKTLQHWEHMRDVRKGSHLINLYENMLEQNEVFPDSYLDELVGIVQTEENQLLLNLALGHIETIYWKLLTEEQRNEVQADLEDLLWNEMLEQTESSTKKTFFNTFRDIALSDNQVQKVYDIWSGELEIDGLNLAETDFISMAGDLAIKRPDLATSIISEQLSRIENPDRKRRFEFIQPALSADQNVRDSFFESLKDEENRKTESWVLSAIGYLHHPLRVDESEKYILPSLKLLREIQTTGDIFFPKRWLDVTLGNHSSDEAVKTVRTFLDNNPDYNHQLKMKILQAADTMFRANEIKQYTK, from the coding sequence ATGCCTAAGATTTACACCCTGTTTATCTCTCTTTTGATTTTTGGAACCCTGGGATGCTCAACATCCCCAAAGGTTGAGCCCGGTGTTTCCCTTGAACTCGCAAAATTCAGAAAAGCCCTGATCTCGGATGTTAATTACGAGTTATTCTTTCACATCCCTGCTGAAGAAACCCAGGAAATATCTGCTTCTGAAACCATCACCTTTACCCTTAAAGAAAGTGGGCACAACATTCAGCTGGATTTTCGCGAGTCTGCTGAATTACTGAAATCACTTACCATAAACGGAACGGAAAGTGAGTTTCAGTTTGAGCACGAACATCTGATTTTACCGTCCCACCTGCTGAAAGAAGGGCCGAATTCGGTAACCATTGATTTTATTGCGGGTGAATCTTCACTCAACCGAAACCCTGATTACCTTTATACCCTGTTTGTTCCGGATCGTGCCCGAACCGCCTTTCCCCTTTTCGATCAGCCTGACCTGAAAGCAACCTATGATCTGACCTTAGAAATCCCGGTATCCTGGGAGGCTATTTCAAATGCACCGCTGGCTTCCGTAACCGAAAACGATTCTGCTAAAACCCTTGAGTTTGCTACGTCAGATTTAATCAGTTCCTACCTTTTTTCCTTTGTTGCCGGCGATTTTGAAGCTGTATCACGTACGGTGGACGGTCGTGAAATGACCATGCTGCACCGTGAAACGGACGAGGAAAAAGTAGCCCGGAATATCGATGACATTTTTGAACTCCACGCAGCCTCACTCAACTGGCTGGAAGAATACACCGGTATAGACTACCCCTTTCAGAAGTTCGATTTCGCTCTCATACCTACCTTCCAATATGGAGGCATGGAACACGTGGGGGCCATTCAATACCGTGCATCCTCCTTGTTCCTGGATGAAGATCCATCTGAGTCTCAACTCCTCAGCCGGGCCAGCCTCATAGCCCACGAAACCGCCCACATGTGGTTCGGAGACTTGGTCACCATGGAGTGGTTTAATGACGTATGGACTAAAGAAGTGTTTGCCAATTTCATGGCTGCCAAAATCATGAATCCCAACTTCCCCGATATTGATCATGATCTGAATTTTGTACTTCGTCATCATCCCAGCGCTTATTCCGTGGATCGAACTGAAGGTGCTAATCCCATCCGCCAGCATCTTAAGAATTTGAACGAAGCCGGGCAGATGTATGGAGCCATCATCTATAATAAAGCACCCATCATGATGCGCCAGCTTGAGTTACTGGTTGGGGAAGAACTTTTTAAAGAAGGATTACGTGAATATTTAAGCACCTACTCTTTCGGCAATGCCACCTGGCCAGACCTGATTACCATTCTGGATCAAAAGACCGAACAGGACCTGCATGCATGGAGTGAAGTTTGGGTGAATACCGCCGGCCGTCCTCATTTTTCTGTGGAGTTCCATGAAGATGACCTTCCCGGCCGCGAGCCATTGAAGTATGACGTTTTGGTGCAAAGCGACCCGGCCGGTTTGGAAAGAGTGTGGCCACAACAGGTGGGTATCTGGACCATCAGCCCGAAAGACAGCTCGTTCAAATTTTTTGATATTCTGAGTGACGGGCAGAAGAAATTTGCTACCCTGAATAAGCTTAGGGCAGAAACAAGAGTGTTTAATGCCAATGGGCGCGGCTATGGTCTGTTCCCTGCAGACCTTAAAACCCTTCAGCATTGGGAACACATGCGGGATGTACGGAAAGGCTCTCACCTCATCAACCTGTATGAGAATATGCTGGAGCAGAATGAAGTATTTCCGGATTCATACCTGGATGAATTGGTCGGGATTGTTCAAACCGAGGAGAACCAGTTATTGCTGAATCTGGCGCTTGGGCATATTGAAACCATTTACTGGAAACTGCTAACGGAAGAACAGAGAAATGAAGTTCAGGCTGATCTTGAAGATTTGCTCTGGAATGAGATGCTGGAACAAACCGAAAGCAGTACAAAGAAAACATTCTTCAACACCTTCAGAGATATTGCCCTGTCTGATAATCAGGTCCAAAAAGTATATGATATCTGGAGCGGGGAACTTGAAATTGATGGGCTTAATCTTGCGGAAACAGATTTCATCAGCATGGCCGGAGACCTTGCAATTAAACGACCTGATTTAGCAACATCTATCATTTCGGAACAACTCAGCCGAATTGAAAACCCTGACCGCAAACGCCGGTTTGAGTTTATTCAGCCTGCTCTGTCAGCAGATCAAAATGTACGCGACTCCTTTTTTGAATCTTTAAAGGATGAGGAAAACCGAAAAACAGAATCCTGGGTTTTAAGTGCGATCGGATACCTGCACCACCCGCTTCGTGTAGATGAATCAGAAAAATATATTCTGCCAAGCCTGAAGCTGCTTCGGGAAATTCAAACTACCGGAGACATCTTCTTCCCCAAGCGCTGGCTGGATGTTACCCTTGGCAACCATTCATCAGATGAAGCTGTGAAAACGGTGCGCACATTTCTGGATAATAACCCGGATTACAATCATCAGCTGAAAATGAAAATTCTTCAGGCAGCCGACACGATGTTCCGGGCTAATGAGATTAAACAATACACCAAATAG
- a CDS encoding NAD(P) transhydrogenase subunit alpha has product MSALIFSLFIFVLACFIGFELISKVPPTLHTPLMSGANAISGITIVGALIVAGHSGVDSQMSQIIGFVAIVFATINVVGGFMVTDRMLEMFKKKEDDK; this is encoded by the coding sequence ATGTCAGCTTTAATTTTTTCTTTATTCATATTTGTTCTGGCCTGTTTTATTGGGTTTGAACTTATTTCAAAAGTACCCCCAACCCTGCATACTCCGCTTATGTCTGGGGCAAATGCCATTTCAGGCATCACCATTGTAGGGGCGCTAATTGTAGCCGGCCATTCGGGTGTGGATTCTCAGATGAGTCAAATCATCGGTTTTGTTGCCATCGTATTTGCCACTATTAATGTGGTGGGCGGTTTTATGGTTACCGATCGCATGCTGGAGATGTTCAAGAAAAAGGAGGATGACAAATGA
- a CDS encoding Re/Si-specific NAD(P)(+) transhydrogenase subunit alpha, producing the protein MIVGVLKETAEHERRVALTPEVTDQLIKQGLEVWVEEDAGLASNFLDQHYKDSGAKVVSGRDEILTQTDILLTIQTPSKEELKKLKKGAILICFLWALQHPELVKDLKELEISSLGMDAIPRISRAQNMDALSSMSSIAGYKSALIAANELDKYLPMMMTAAGTIPPSKALVLGAGVAGLQAIATCKRLGSVVEAFDIRPEVKEQVESLGAKFVEVELGEEDTQTEGGYAKELDKSKQDLQREAIHKHAKKSDIIITTALIPGRPAPLLITEQMVKDMAPGSVIVDIAAENGGNCELTEAGKTVIKHDVKIVGPVNLPSRLSHHASKLYSKNMYALLNLLIKEGKANFDFEDEILLKTTITHQGKTISPMLK; encoded by the coding sequence GTGATTGTTGGAGTTTTAAAGGAAACGGCTGAACATGAACGTCGGGTTGCACTTACGCCCGAAGTCACTGACCAACTGATTAAACAGGGCCTGGAAGTTTGGGTTGAAGAAGATGCCGGACTCGCATCCAACTTTTTAGACCAACATTACAAAGATTCAGGAGCTAAAGTAGTGTCCGGCAGGGATGAAATCCTCACCCAAACAGACATCCTCCTTACTATTCAAACTCCTTCCAAAGAAGAACTTAAGAAGTTAAAAAAAGGAGCCATTCTCATTTGCTTTCTCTGGGCTCTACAGCACCCTGAGTTGGTAAAAGATCTCAAAGAACTGGAAATTTCTTCGCTTGGGATGGATGCCATCCCCCGCATATCGCGAGCGCAAAATATGGATGCATTGTCTTCCATGAGCTCCATTGCCGGGTATAAGTCTGCTCTGATTGCGGCCAATGAGCTGGACAAATATTTACCCATGATGATGACCGCAGCCGGAACTATCCCACCATCCAAAGCCCTCGTTTTAGGGGCCGGAGTTGCCGGTCTTCAGGCTATTGCAACCTGCAAACGACTGGGATCTGTGGTTGAAGCTTTTGACATCCGCCCGGAAGTAAAAGAACAGGTAGAAAGCTTGGGGGCCAAGTTCGTTGAAGTTGAACTTGGTGAAGAAGACACACAAACCGAAGGAGGTTATGCCAAAGAGCTGGATAAAAGTAAGCAAGACCTCCAGCGTGAAGCCATACATAAGCACGCGAAGAAGTCAGACATCATCATCACTACTGCTTTGATACCGGGCAGGCCCGCACCGCTTCTTATCACCGAGCAGATGGTGAAAGATATGGCCCCGGGTTCTGTGATCGTTGATATAGCTGCTGAAAACGGCGGAAATTGTGAACTGACCGAGGCCGGAAAAACTGTCATCAAACATGATGTTAAAATTGTGGGCCCTGTAAATTTACCGAGCCGGCTTTCTCATCATGCCAGCAAGCTTTATTCAAAGAATATGTACGCTCTACTAAATCTTCTTATTAAAGAAGGAAAAGCAAATTTTGATTTTGAAGACGAGATTCTGCTTAAAACCACCATTACCCATCAGGGCAAAACAATCAGTCCAATGTTGAAATAA
- a CDS encoding NAD(P)(+) transhydrogenase (Re/Si-specific) subunit beta codes for MSQFLPESFLPFVPDVIQIIYLIATFFFIRGLKLLNSPATARKGNQYAAIGMLIGIAVTLFDQQIISFEWIVAGVVIGGLIGAVLAKKVAMTAMPELVAVFNGFGGGASALVAWGEFSRLTDPTVMTPDSLVTTGLGIFIGALTFTGSFIAFGKLKGFISGNAITFPGLNVINIGSMIGVVVLIGVFTFDPTNQTIFWIILGLSLLIGITSVIPIGGADMPVVISLLNSYSGIAASMAGFVIGNNLLIIAGALVGAAGLILTQIMCKAMNRSLTNVIFGAFGGEAGGTASGEEGDKTVRETSAEDLAIQVAYASKVVIVPGYGLAVAQAQHVIKEVAGKLEERGVQVKYGIHPVAGRMPGHMNVLLAEADVPYDQLLDMDQINPEFKSTDVVLVIGANDVVNPVAKTEPGSPIYGMPILNVDEAKRTVVFKRSLSPGYAGIDNPLFYDEKNQMFFGDAKKSLQALNEALNNV; via the coding sequence ATGAGCCAGTTTTTACCTGAAAGCTTTTTGCCTTTTGTACCCGATGTCATCCAGATTATATACCTGATTGCGACCTTCTTTTTTATTCGTGGGTTGAAGTTGCTGAACTCTCCCGCCACAGCCCGAAAGGGAAATCAATATGCAGCTATTGGGATGTTAATTGGTATTGCCGTCACTCTTTTCGATCAGCAAATTATTTCTTTTGAATGGATTGTAGCCGGTGTAGTTATTGGCGGTTTGATCGGCGCTGTGCTTGCCAAAAAAGTAGCTATGACAGCCATGCCGGAACTTGTAGCTGTGTTTAATGGATTTGGTGGTGGTGCATCAGCTTTAGTCGCCTGGGGAGAATTTTCCAGGCTGACCGATCCCACCGTTATGACACCTGACAGTTTGGTTACCACAGGCTTAGGCATCTTCATCGGAGCCTTAACCTTCACCGGCAGTTTTATCGCCTTTGGTAAACTGAAAGGATTTATTTCCGGAAACGCCATCACCTTTCCAGGACTGAACGTTATTAATATCGGGTCCATGATTGGTGTGGTGGTTCTGATCGGAGTCTTCACTTTCGATCCCACTAATCAAACCATCTTCTGGATTATTCTCGGGCTTTCACTATTGATTGGAATCACCTCCGTCATCCCCATTGGCGGAGCAGACATGCCGGTTGTTATTTCCCTGCTTAACTCCTATTCAGGCATTGCCGCCTCCATGGCCGGCTTTGTTATTGGCAACAACCTCCTGATTATTGCCGGAGCGCTGGTTGGTGCAGCCGGACTCATCCTTACCCAAATTATGTGCAAGGCTATGAACCGCTCGTTAACCAACGTAATATTTGGAGCCTTTGGGGGCGAAGCAGGCGGAACTGCAAGTGGCGAAGAAGGAGACAAAACTGTTCGCGAAACCTCTGCGGAAGATTTAGCTATTCAGGTTGCGTATGCTTCAAAAGTTGTGATTGTACCGGGATATGGATTGGCTGTTGCCCAGGCCCAGCATGTTATTAAAGAAGTGGCCGGAAAACTCGAAGAGCGCGGTGTGCAGGTTAAATACGGGATTCACCCTGTAGCCGGACGCATGCCCGGACACATGAACGTACTTTTAGCCGAAGCCGATGTCCCCTACGACCAGCTGTTGGACATGGATCAAATCAACCCGGAATTTAAATCGACGGATGTGGTATTGGTGATTGGAGCCAATGATGTCGTAAATCCTGTCGCTAAAACCGAGCCCGGCAGCCCCATCTATGGTATGCCTATACTTAATGTGGATGAAGCCAAACGAACGGTGGTCTTTAAGCGAAGTTTAAGCCCCGGTTATGCCGGCATCGATAATCCGTTGTTTTATGACGAGAAGAACCAAATGTTTTTTGGGGATGCCAAGAAGAGTTTGCAGGCTCTGAATGAAGCATTGAATAACGTTTAG
- a CDS encoding DUF4342 domain-containing protein gives MKKEEAKEKAKTIYQEIQGGVNEVIKQIRNLIKEGSARKLIIKDKEGEIKFQTQLAFGVSGAALIGAMAPVISAIGMFAMFINDYQIIVEREVTDDDEYSVDAEFIDIKDEDEAEEEKPKAKSKSKKEDSDSEEEEEKEEKTVGKKKK, from the coding sequence ATGAAAAAAGAAGAAGCTAAAGAGAAGGCAAAAACCATTTATCAGGAAATACAGGGCGGCGTAAATGAGGTGATCAAGCAGATCCGGAATTTGATTAAAGAAGGAAGCGCCCGTAAGCTGATTATTAAGGACAAGGAAGGCGAAATTAAATTTCAGACTCAGCTGGCTTTTGGTGTAAGCGGGGCTGCACTTATAGGAGCGATGGCACCCGTCATTTCAGCTATCGGGATGTTTGCCATGTTCATCAACGATTACCAGATTATTGTAGAACGCGAAGTTACCGATGATGATGAGTATTCGGTGGATGCTGAATTTATAGACATTAAAGATGAGGACGAGGCGGAAGAAGAAAAGCCGAAAGCCAAGTCAAAGTCTAAAAAAGAAGATTCGGATTCCGAAGAAGAAGAGGAAAAGGAAGAAAAAACGGTTGGGAAGAAAAAGAAGTGA
- a CDS encoding FKBP-type peptidyl-prolyl cis-trans isomerase has translation MPSTKFIRLFIPVLFLFFVTVSCSDDSGCNQKPNTAVNQAQLQLDIDEIEAYLTENNIEAEVHESGLRYVINEPGDGKTATLCDQITISYEGRLLSDGSVFDDSDGKNVAFPLSRLIIGWQVGIPLIEEGGSITLYVPSSYGYGSRGAGDDIPPNANLIFEVSLARVF, from the coding sequence ATGCCATCTACTAAATTTATCCGACTATTTATTCCGGTACTGTTTCTGTTTTTTGTCACCGTTTCCTGCTCTGATGACAGCGGGTGCAATCAGAAGCCCAATACGGCAGTAAATCAGGCCCAGCTGCAGTTAGATATTGATGAAATTGAAGCCTATCTCACCGAAAATAATATTGAAGCTGAAGTTCATGAATCCGGCCTGCGGTATGTGATCAATGAACCCGGGGACGGTAAAACAGCCACCCTTTGCGACCAAATCACGATCAGTTATGAAGGACGTTTGCTTTCGGACGGCAGTGTATTTGATGACAGTGACGGCAAAAATGTAGCCTTCCCCCTCAGCCGATTGATCATCGGGTGGCAGGTTGGCATTCCTTTAATTGAAGAAGGCGGAAGCATTACCCTTTACGTGCCATCCTCTTATGGATATGGAAGCCGGGGCGCCGGGGATGATATCCCACCTAACGCCAACCTTATTTTTGAAGTCAGCCTGGCCCGGGTTTTTTAG
- the katG gene encoding catalase/peroxidase HPI: protein MADKNESSANKAGTYKANDSKAHGDGDISKCPFHNGSLRETAGGGTGNREWWPNKLNLNILRQHSSKSDPMGEDFDYAEEFKKLDLDEVKKDLNDLMTDSQEWWPADFGHYGPLMIRMAWHSAGTYRVVDGRGGGSTGNQRFAPLNSWPDNVNLDKARLLLWPVKQKYGNKLSWGDLMILAGNVALESMGFETFGFGGGRKDVWEPEEDIYWGSEGEWLGDQRHTEDGELEEPLGADHMGLIYVNPEGPNGEPDPKKAAEYIRQTFARMAMNDEETVALIAGGHTFGKTHGAAPESHLGAEPEAAGIEEMGLGWKSSHGSGKGNDTITSGLEGAWTQTPTEWSNNFFKNLFEYEWEKYKSPAGAWQWRPKDGAGEGTIPDAHDPEKKHAPFMLTTDLSLKEDPAYEKISRRFYENPDEFADAFARAWYKLTHRDMGPKSLLIGPEVPEEELLWQDPIPEVNHELVDENDIAELKEKILDSGLSISELVSTAWASASTYRQSDKRGGANGARVRLAPQKDWEVNNPEQLNKVLNTYETIQQWFNENQSGDKKISIADLIVLGGAAGIEKAAKDAGHDITVPFTPGRTDATAEQTDEESFAWLEPPADGFRNYYNPKHNTTQEEMLVDKAQLLSLTPPEMTVLVGGMRVLETNYDGSKKGVFTDKPGTLSNDFFKNLLDMNTTWQATTDKQDVFVGSDRKTGDVKWSGTRADLIFGSNSELRALAEVYGTEESEEKFVKDFVKAWNKVMTLDRFDLK, encoded by the coding sequence ATGGCTGATAAAAATGAAAGCTCTGCAAATAAGGCAGGCACGTATAAAGCTAATGATTCTAAAGCTCACGGAGACGGAGACATTAGTAAATGTCCATTTCACAATGGATCCCTGCGTGAGACGGCCGGTGGCGGTACCGGAAACCGCGAGTGGTGGCCCAATAAATTAAACCTGAATATTCTTCGCCAGCATTCTTCCAAATCAGATCCTATGGGTGAAGATTTTGATTACGCAGAAGAATTTAAGAAGCTGGACCTGGATGAAGTCAAAAAAGATCTTAACGACCTGATGACTGACTCCCAGGAATGGTGGCCGGCCGACTTTGGTCACTATGGTCCACTTATGATTCGAATGGCATGGCACAGCGCCGGAACCTACCGTGTAGTTGACGGCCGTGGCGGAGGAAGCACCGGAAATCAGCGTTTTGCTCCCCTCAACAGCTGGCCCGATAACGTGAATCTTGATAAAGCGCGTCTATTACTGTGGCCTGTAAAACAGAAATACGGCAACAAACTTTCCTGGGGAGACCTGATGATTCTCGCCGGAAACGTAGCCCTCGAATCAATGGGTTTTGAGACCTTTGGCTTTGGTGGCGGACGTAAAGATGTGTGGGAACCGGAAGAAGATATTTACTGGGGTTCTGAAGGTGAATGGCTTGGAGACCAGCGCCACACCGAAGACGGTGAATTGGAAGAACCTTTAGGGGCCGACCATATGGGACTGATTTATGTAAATCCTGAAGGGCCCAACGGAGAACCTGATCCAAAGAAAGCCGCAGAATACATTCGCCAGACATTTGCCCGTATGGCCATGAATGATGAAGAAACCGTTGCCCTTATAGCCGGTGGTCACACTTTCGGTAAAACGCACGGAGCAGCTCCTGAATCACACTTAGGTGCGGAACCGGAAGCGGCAGGTATTGAAGAAATGGGGCTTGGATGGAAGAGCTCTCACGGATCCGGAAAAGGCAACGATACCATTACAAGTGGCCTTGAAGGTGCATGGACGCAGACTCCTACAGAATGGAGTAACAACTTTTTTAAAAACCTTTTTGAGTACGAATGGGAAAAGTATAAAAGTCCGGCCGGTGCCTGGCAATGGAGACCTAAAGACGGAGCCGGTGAAGGCACTATTCCTGATGCTCACGATCCGGAGAAAAAGCATGCACCGTTTATGCTGACTACCGATCTTTCTCTGAAAGAAGATCCGGCATATGAGAAAATATCTCGCCGTTTCTACGAGAATCCGGATGAATTCGCTGATGCTTTTGCACGTGCGTGGTATAAACTTACTCACCGTGATATGGGGCCAAAATCACTCCTGATAGGGCCGGAAGTACCTGAAGAAGAGCTGTTATGGCAAGATCCCATTCCGGAAGTTAATCATGAATTAGTTGATGAGAATGACATTGCCGAACTGAAAGAGAAAATTCTCGATTCCGGACTATCCATATCAGAATTGGTTTCTACAGCGTGGGCATCTGCTTCCACATATCGTCAATCAGACAAACGAGGAGGTGCTAACGGTGCCCGAGTTAGACTGGCTCCTCAAAAAGATTGGGAAGTAAACAACCCCGAGCAGTTAAACAAAGTGCTGAATACCTATGAAACCATTCAGCAGTGGTTTAACGAAAATCAGTCCGGCGATAAGAAGATTTCTATTGCTGACCTGATTGTATTGGGTGGAGCTGCCGGAATTGAAAAAGCAGCCAAAGATGCCGGTCATGACATCACCGTACCGTTTACACCCGGACGAACCGATGCTACCGCCGAGCAAACCGACGAAGAGTCATTTGCCTGGCTGGAGCCACCAGCGGATGGATTCCGTAATTACTACAACCCCAAGCACAATACCACACAGGAAGAGATGCTGGTTGACAAAGCTCAGCTGCTTTCTCTGACCCCACCGGAAATGACGGTGCTGGTAGGTGGAATGCGCGTGTTGGAAACCAACTATGACGGTTCCAAGAAGGGTGTATTTACGGACAAGCCGGGTACTCTTTCCAATGATTTCTTCAAGAATCTGCTGGATATGAATACAACCTGGCAGGCTACAACCGACAAGCAGGATGTGTTTGTTGGCAGTGACCGCAAAACCGGAGATGTGAAATGGAGCGGAACCCGCGCCGACCTGATATTCGGGTCCAACTCTGAGCTTAGGGCACTTGCAGAAGTGTACGGCACAGAGGAATCCGAAGAGAAGTTTGTGAAGGACTTCGTTAAAGCATGGAACAAGGTTATGACCCTTGACCGCTTTGATCTGAAGTAA
- the trxB gene encoding thioredoxin-disulfide reductase, with the protein MEDIAGKTFDVVIVGSGPAGLTAALYAARADLSPLVFEGPEPGGQLMTTTDVENFPGYPEGVMGPKMMQDFREQATRFGADCRYGFVSDIDFSKRPYKITVDEKTEVYANAIIASTGASAKWLHLESEQKLRGKGVSACATCDGAFFRDQHVVVVGGGDTAMEEATFLTKFASKVTVVHRRDELRASKAMQTRAFNNDKIEFMWDSELIEVLGDKVVEGVKIKNNNTDEVTTLDDVTGVFVAIGHKPNTDLFKGVVEMDDVGYIKTKGQSTETDLPGLFACGDAMDAVYRQAVTAAGTGCKAALDAERYLGELESEEAIAESHWK; encoded by the coding sequence ATGGAAGATATTGCCGGAAAAACATTTGACGTTGTAATTGTGGGAAGTGGTCCTGCAGGTTTAACTGCTGCTTTATATGCAGCCAGAGCCGATTTAAGTCCATTGGTATTTGAAGGTCCTGAGCCCGGTGGTCAGCTTATGACAACCACCGATGTAGAAAATTTTCCCGGCTATCCGGAAGGAGTAATGGGACCGAAAATGATGCAGGACTTCCGAGAGCAGGCTACCCGATTTGGAGCCGATTGTCGCTACGGTTTTGTATCTGATATCGACTTCAGCAAACGTCCCTATAAAATCACTGTTGATGAAAAAACCGAGGTGTACGCGAATGCAATTATTGCATCCACCGGCGCTTCAGCTAAATGGCTGCACCTTGAAAGCGAGCAGAAGCTGAGAGGTAAAGGCGTATCAGCCTGTGCAACTTGCGACGGTGCATTCTTCCGGGATCAACATGTAGTAGTAGTTGGTGGCGGTGATACAGCCATGGAAGAAGCCACCTTCCTGACTAAATTTGCCAGTAAAGTTACCGTGGTTCATCGTCGGGACGAACTCCGTGCTTCCAAGGCAATGCAAACCCGCGCATTCAATAACGATAAGATTGAGTTTATGTGGGACAGCGAGCTGATTGAAGTACTCGGCGACAAGGTTGTTGAGGGAGTGAAAATAAAGAATAATAATACCGATGAAGTAACTACTCTGGATGATGTGACCGGCGTTTTTGTAGCTATCGGTCACAAGCCAAACACGGACCTTTTTAAAGGTGTGGTGGAAATGGATGACGTAGGCTACATCAAAACAAAAGGTCAATCAACCGAAACCGACCTACCCGGATTGTTTGCTTGCGGAGATGCTATGGATGCCGTTTATCGACAGGCAGTAACTGCAGCAGGAACCGGATGTAAAGCCGCTCTTGATGCCGAACGCTATTTAGGTGAGCTTGAAAGCGAAGAAGCCATCGCCGAATCTCATTGGAAGTAA